The following DNA comes from Spirulina major PCC 6313.
TGAGACGAATAGAAAAATGACCACCAAGACTGGAATTTCATATTTTTTACGATCAATGATGTAAAACAGTTTTTGGAGCTTGCGTGACATTTTTGCCTTGAGTTGCTAACGATGAATAGAGCAAGGAATAGGGATTGAAATTATGAGTTCATGAGGTAAGTTTTTACGGGATCGATCGCTTTATTAAAATCGAAGTGGTAGGCGGCTTTGATGGCGTTTTCATGGTAGGTGGGATGATCGGCGTGGATGGTTTGGATGGCGGCAGCGATCGCGGCCGGGGTGACCTCGTTTAACAAGAGTCCCGCTTGGAAATCACGCACACTTTTTAGCCCTAAAATATCCGATCCAATCACGGGGACACCAGCGGCATAGTAGTTATACATTTTTCCAGCCGGGACAGAGATGAAATTAAATTGGGTCATCGCATTGGTATGGTCAAAGTTATAAAAACAAAACCCAATGCTGAACTGAGCTAAATAGTTAATTACTTCTTCTTGGGGAATGTAGCGACGCTCAATGATTAAACGACCGGCATCAATGAGGGGTTGATACTGTTGAGCGATTCTCTCCTGATGCTCTTCGCTGACGATCCCTTTAATGGTCAATGTAAACTTCTCGGTGTCGAGAACATTAAAGACTTCTAAACATTCATACACGCCGTTACGGAAGTTGGCATTGCCAAAAAAGATGGCGTTGATGGTGTCGGAAGGATGATAGTCCGGGGGTTGATAGTTATCGAGGGCGGGGGCGTTGGGGAGAATAAAGGCGGGAATGTTGGTTTCGGCAAAGAGGTAGTCGTAGCGTTCGGGACTGTGGGCTAGGACGGATTTAATGCGGGTGAGGTCGCAACTTAAAAAGAAGCGATCGCGGTAGGGTTCGAGGGATAAAAAATGGCTGCTGGGAAACAGTTTTTGGGCGATGACTAAACCGGCAGAATCGACGGCAATCACTTCATCCGCTTGGCGGCCTCGCGATCGCCAATACACTTGCCACATTTTGAAAAACTGGTAAAGGCGGGAACCTTGGCCGATGACCCGACCAAAATCAGTTAAGAAGGTTGCGAGGTGCTCAGAGAGGGGAATGAACTCAAATTCATCGCCCTGAAGATTATGATTTTGGTATTTGCCATCATCGAGGGTGATCACTCGAATCTTAAAGTCAGCTTTCAGTTTTTCAATGAGGTTGAGAAGTGTGGGAGTATAGGCTAACCATTCGTTGGGAAACAGGATCAGAATCGTTTTAGGCATAATGAGCCGTCGTCATGGATGTCGAGCGAGCGTTAAATGTCTTTATTCTAGGTCGATGTTTCCCCGGTGGCCGAGAATTGTGCCATATTGGCGCGACTAATCCGTGTTCTCACGATTTCATTAGCCGCTGGATTCGGGGTGGGCTTGGAGTTTTTGCCCGATTGTGGGTTCTGTGCCGTTAAAGATGCGTTGGAGGTTGGTGCGGTGGCGAACAATGACGTAGCTGCCTGCGAGGAGGCCAAAGAGGCAGTAGGCGAGGGGTTCGTGGAGCAGCAGCATTAAGATCGTGACGGCGATCGCACTCAAGATCGACCCCAAAGAGACGATCCGACTCACGGCGAGGGTGAGGGCGAAGACGGCGATCGTGCTGAGGGCGACAACGGGACTCATCACCAATAGGATACCGATCCCGGTGGCGACGGATTTGCCGCCTTTGAATTGCAGCCAAACGGAGCGACTATGGCCCACGAGGGCAAGGAGTCCAGCGAGGGTGGCGAACCAGGGTAGCTCGGCGGTGGGGATGTGCGGCGCGATCGCGGGGATATAGGCGAGGCTATAGACGAGGGCGAGGGCGATCGCACCTTTGAGGGCATCGGTGAGGAGGACGGTGGCGGCGGCCCATTTGCCGACGGTGCGGAGGACGTTGGTGGCCCCGGTGGAGCCGGAGCCTTGGTCGCGAATGTCCAGGCCCGTGAGCCATTTGGTCAAAAGATACCCTGTGGGGAATGACCCCAGCAGATAGGAGGCGATCGCAATCCCCACAATAATTAACCCAGTCATAACCTCTCCGCAGCAATTAATTCATTCCTCCCCCATTAATGCAAGAAATGGCGCATTCCGGTACAAATCATCACGATTTCTAACTCATCGGCAGCGGCGATCGAGTCGTTGTCACGAATGGAGCCGCCGGGTTGAATGATGGTCGTGATCCCCGCTGCGGCGGCGGTGCGTACGGAATCATCAAAAGGGAAAAACCCATCACTGGCGAGACAAGCTCCTTTTGCCGCGTCCCCGGCTTGGGCGAGGGCAATCTGAGCCGCGCCGACGCGATTCATTTGCCCTGCGCCTACGCCGACGGTGGTGCGATCGCGGCTAATCACGATCGCATTGGATTTAACGTGTTTTGCCAACTTCCAGGCGAATTGCATTTCTGCCCGTTCTGCGTCCGTGGGCTGCTTTTGGGTCACCACTTGCCACTGTGCCGGGTCATCGGTGGCATCATCGGCGGCTTGGACGAGGAGACCGCCCGCGATCGCCTTCACAGTTTCTTTCGGCCCCGTGAATAAGTCCGGCAAGAGCAACACCCGCAGCTTCGATTTTTTCTTGAGAATCGCCGCCGCCTCTGGCTCACACCCCGGCGCAACGATACATTCTAAAAAGGTTTTCGAGAGGGCTGCCGCCGTTGGGGCATCAATGGGCCGATTCAACGCCACAATCCCCCCAAATGCCGACACCGAATCCGCTGCAAACGCCCGTTCGTAGGCTTCGACGAGGGTCGCCCCCATGGCCGCGCCGCAGGGGTTGGTATGTTTCAACACCGCTGCCGCCGGATCGCCACTGTCGCCAAATTCAATGATGATCCGTCGTGCCGCTTCGAGATCCACCAAATTGTTATAGCTCAGTTCTTTGCCCTGCAATTGGGTGGCGTTGCTCCAGCCGCTCTCGTCGGTTTTATACCAAGTGGCGGGCTGGTGGGGGTTTTCGCCGTAGCGTAGGGTTTGGTGGGGGTGGGCGGTGAGGGTGAAGGGGGCGGGACTGTCGGTGAGTTGGGCGAAATAGGCGGAGATGGCGCGATCGTAGTGGGCGGTCATTTGGAAGCCTTCGAGGGCGCGATCGCGCCGAAACGCCGCGCTCGGTTCTCCGTTTGTTCGCAATTCTTCCAGATAGACCCCGTACCGTTCCGGGCGACAGAGGACGGTTAAATGGGCATGATTTTTCGCCGCTGCCCGCAGGAGGGTGGGCCCACCAATATCAATATTTTCGATCGCATCCTCGACGGTGACATCGGGGTTTGCGATCGTCTGTTCAAAGGGGTACAGGTTCACCACCACCAAATCCAACGCCCGAATCTCGTTCGCTTCTAATTCCGCTAAATGTTCCGGCAGATCCCGCCGCGCCAAAATCCCGCCATGGATACGCGGATGGAGGGTCTTCACTCGGCCCCCCAGGATTTCCGGTGATCCGGTGTAGTCGCTCACCTTCGTCACGGGCAATCCCGCTGCTTGGAGGGTTTTCGCCGTGCCGCCACTACTGATCAAATCAAAGTCAAAGTCTTGAACTAGGGCTTGAGCAAGTTCGACAATTCCGGTTTTATCGCTGACACTCAGCAGGGCTAATTTACTCACAATTCACAGGCGGCGATGAACAACGCCGCTATTATCCCACCTGATCCACCGCCTAAACCTTAAAAAATTGAATGCGATCGCCGGGCGGGGTCATTCTTCCTCGCTCTACCTGGCGGCGTTGCAAATCTTGGCGGCGGATTGGAGGTGAATTCCCCAGGCGACGAGGGGCGAATATTATGAACTGTAAGTTGGTTGTTTGCATCGCGCCTTTGCAGGAGATACCCCGATCGCTCTGAATTCGATGCGATTAAAGGCTAAAGGCCGTGGCTTTTGCCGACGACCCAATGACGGCGAAAAAAGCGAGATAAGGAGGTTTCGTCGAGGGCGAGATAGATGGGGCGACCGTGGGGGCAGGTGCGGGGGTTATGGGTGCGTTGCCACTGTTCGACGAGGGTTTGCATTTCGGGCAGGCTCAGGGATGTGCCGTTGCGGATCGCGCTGCGGCAGGCTGTGGCGACTTGGGCGGTTTCGAGGTCTCCCCCTAGGCTCAATTCCACCAGGGCATCCATGCAATCGTCGCGATCGGCTAAGAGGGCGGGGCAGTGGCGCACGGCCCACAGGTTTTCGCCGAAGACATCGACGGTGATGCCGATGCGCTGGAGTTGTTCAACTTGGCGATCGCGCCATCCCGCCACAATCAGCGGCGGGTCAAGCTCCACTAACTGCCACGCGGTTTGTAATTGCTCGAACAAGACCCGCTCATGGGCGATATGCTGCTCAATTAACCAGAGGCCGTGCTCATGCTCGGCCACAATATACATCCGGTTCACCTGCGCTACTACCCGCAGCGGCATTTGGATGCCTGCCGGGGCGGTGAGGGGGGTAACTTGGCGATCGAGGGTGTAGGTTCCGGCGCTGGCGGCGGCTTTGAAGACGGTTCCTAAGCGTTGATTGTGGGCGGTGGGGGTGAGATCGGCGGGACTGAGGCGCAGGGCTTGGTCGATGCTCTCCCGGACGCGATCGCGCCAAAAATCCAGGTGATGCAGATAAACTTCGGTTTTGGCGGGGTGGCGGTTCCAGTCGATTTGGGCGGGGGGAAGGGTGAGGTGGAGGAAGGCGACGGGGTAGCGGTGTTTGGGGAGGGTGCGGCTCATGCTGGCGAGGAGGGTCTGTTCGAGGGCGGGCGATCGCACCCAGCGGCCGTTGATCGCCACCTTGAGCCAATCGGCACGGCGACGGTGACAGCGATCGGGCAGACCCACCACCACCTGAATCTGAGCGTCGGGATAGTCGGGGAGTTGGGTTTGGGTGAACTGGGCGAAATCTCCCGGCTGCGTTCGTGGCAAGAGTTGGGGCAGGATGTCTTGGGGACTCTCGCCGGGAAAGAGTTTTAACCAGGGGCGATCGCCACGGGATATCTGCCAGTGAAGGCGGGGATAGCAGAGGGCGAAATGATGGATCAGGGTTTGGATCTCTTTGAGTTGTTGGCTTTCAGCGGGTAACCCGTGACGGCGCACGGGAATCCGCCCAAAGAGATCATGAACGGTGATGATCGTGCCGGGAGCGATCGCGTCCGGTTCCATCTCGATCACCTCTCCCTGTTGGTCGTAGCTCACCCGCCACCCCGTTGCCGCCAAACCGGGACGACTGCGAATCTCTAACCGCGACAACTGGGCAATACTGTGCAGCGCTTCCCCCCGAAACCCCAAACTCGTAATCCGCCACAGATCCGCCGTGGTGTGGATCTTGCTAGTGCTGTGGGGCTGGGTGCAGGAGCGGAGACTGTCCCGATCCATCCCCTGGCCATCATCGGCCACTTGTACTCGCCATTGTTCAAGATCGAGAGCGATCGCAATCCGTCCCGCCCCCGCATCGATCGCATTTTCCACCAATTCCCGCACCACAGCCGCCACCGAGTCGATCACCTCTCCGGCAGCAATAATATTAATCACATCAGCAGGCAGGGGTTGAATCGTCGCCATCACGAGATCAATTCTAGAGCGATTTCCCCCCGATCAGATCAGCATCCAGAAGCCCTGAGCTTGTCAAAGGGGGAGATGGCAAGCAGGGCAGATGAAGTATACATCAGCACATCCAATCCCATGCACAAAGGGCTTAAGCCCCTTGCCTCTATATGGCTCAATTGCTCAAGCAAACGCTAGATGTACAGAAAAAAACTCTCTATTGCCTATCACAACAACAGAGAGCTTGGAGGAGAATCGAGAACCGTCGATCAAAACTGAAATTTAGACGAGGCTGGTGACTGTGGTTGCCATGAGGAGCAAAGAGGCAAGGAACAGCACAGCCCAGGCGGCTTGAATTTTGTAGGATTCCTGTTCGTGTGCGGTGGGGTAGGCGGCGCAGTAAACGTCCGGCTCGATGGCGTGGTTATTGAGGATGCCGTTATCGAGTTGGGTGGTGCGCATGGGGTTTACCCTCCGGTTGGTGTTGCGTTCTTGTTTACTAAGATAACAGATTTTTACGAAATGTAACAAATATTTGACAAAGTTTAAATATTTCCTGCGTGGGTGTTGTCATTGCTGCCAGTGTATGGGTATTCGCCACAACGAACCGTATCGTTGATAGCGAATTGCTAGCGATATGCCTCGATCTCGCTTTGAATCAAGTGTTGGTGTCGATCGCAATCTTCGCGATCGCCATTCTCTATTTCGTTTCAGGCCAAAGCTCAACGTAACGGTGCGTTACGCTCACAGCACCCTACTGGGTCATGGCATTAGGGTGGGTTCGGTGGCTTAAACTCCCGCCATCACTGCAATTTAGCAATTCGCCGTAACCCACCGATGAAGAGATCTGGTGACCGCAGGTGATTTTTAAGTATTGATGATCTAATTTGGATGATGATCGGGGAGCAACGGCAGCCCATCTGCCAAAACAAGGGGGGCTGAAGTTGATGTACTTCAGCCCCCCTGTCATTTAATGGCTGGTGTTATTTGTACAATTCGGTGGAGAGGCGGAACGCGAGAATACCGGGAATTAACGCGATCACGAGGGCGATGTAAACTTGAGTATCTGAAATCGGCATGAAATGAATCCTCATGGTAAACAGCTTTCCCATTAATTTTCGGCATC
Coding sequences within:
- the plsY gene encoding glycerol-3-phosphate 1-O-acyltransferase PlsY, with translation MTGLIIVGIAIASYLLGSFPTGYLLTKWLTGLDIRDQGSGSTGATNVLRTVGKWAAATVLLTDALKGAIALALVYSLAYIPAIAPHIPTAELPWFATLAGLLALVGHSRSVWLQFKGGKSVATGIGILLVMSPVVALSTIAVFALTLAVSRIVSLGSILSAIAVTILMLLLHEPLAYCLFGLLAGSYVIVRHRTNLQRIFNGTEPTIGQKLQAHPESSG
- the purH gene encoding bifunctional phosphoribosylaminoimidazolecarboxamide formyltransferase/IMP cyclohydrolase produces the protein MSKLALLSVSDKTGIVELAQALVQDFDFDLISSGGTAKTLQAAGLPVTKVSDYTGSPEILGGRVKTLHPRIHGGILARRDLPEHLAELEANEIRALDLVVVNLYPFEQTIANPDVTVEDAIENIDIGGPTLLRAAAKNHAHLTVLCRPERYGVYLEELRTNGEPSAAFRRDRALEGFQMTAHYDRAISAYFAQLTDSPAPFTLTAHPHQTLRYGENPHQPATWYKTDESGWSNATQLQGKELSYNNLVDLEAARRIIIEFGDSGDPAAAVLKHTNPCGAAMGATLVEAYERAFAADSVSAFGGIVALNRPIDAPTAAALSKTFLECIVAPGCEPEAAAILKKKSKLRVLLLPDLFTGPKETVKAIAGGLLVQAADDATDDPAQWQVVTQKQPTDAERAEMQFAWKLAKHVKSNAIVISRDRTTVGVGAGQMNRVGAAQIALAQAGDAAKGACLASDGFFPFDDSVRTAAAAGITTIIQPGGSIRDNDSIAAADELEIVMICTGMRHFLH
- the mutL gene encoding DNA mismatch repair endonuclease MutL, translating into MATIQPLPADVINIIAAGEVIDSVAAVVRELVENAIDAGAGRIAIALDLEQWRVQVADDGQGMDRDSLRSCTQPHSTSKIHTTADLWRITSLGFRGEALHSIAQLSRLEIRSRPGLAATGWRVSYDQQGEVIEMEPDAIAPGTIITVHDLFGRIPVRRHGLPAESQQLKEIQTLIHHFALCYPRLHWQISRGDRPWLKLFPGESPQDILPQLLPRTQPGDFAQFTQTQLPDYPDAQIQVVVGLPDRCHRRRADWLKVAINGRWVRSPALEQTLLASMSRTLPKHRYPVAFLHLTLPPAQIDWNRHPAKTEVYLHHLDFWRDRVRESIDQALRLSPADLTPTAHNQRLGTVFKAAASAGTYTLDRQVTPLTAPAGIQMPLRVVAQVNRMYIVAEHEHGLWLIEQHIAHERVLFEQLQTAWQLVELDPPLIVAGWRDRQVEQLQRIGITVDVFGENLWAVRHCPALLADRDDCMDALVELSLGGDLETAQVATACRSAIRNGTSLSLPEMQTLVEQWQRTHNPRTCPHGRPIYLALDETSLSRFFRRHWVVGKSHGL
- the psb34 gene encoding photosystem II assembly protein Psb34, coding for MRTTQLDNGILNNHAIEPDVYCAAYPTAHEQESYKIQAAWAVLFLASLLLMATTVTSLV
- the psaM gene encoding photosystem I reaction center subunit XII — protein: MPISDTQVYIALVIALIPGILAFRLSTELYK